The DNA sequence ATAAACCTCATCGACCTGCTTCAGGCACACAGCCGCTACTTTATTGACTACGGTGGTCACAAGGCCGCGGCGGGTTTCTCAGTTCCGGACGAGCACGTTGCCGAGTTCGCTGCCAGTGCCGAGGCATACGCGCACGAGTATTTTGCCGGCCGGCTTCCGGTTGAGCAGGGTACTGTCGCCGATGCACGCCTGCCTTTGGCTGAATTCGACCCAACTCTGCGGCTTCTCGCTCCGTTCGGAGACGGCAACCCGGCACCGCTGTTTGTGTCTGAGCCTGTTGTAGTCAAACCCTTTGGTTCTGGTTTGGTTGCCTCTACCCGGCAGGATCTGATCCTAAAGTCGGCATGCCCGGACTTGGTGCCCGACTTGGGCCAGGTCACATTGCTCTACACTATTGACGACTCCGGCGAACCGGTCATTCTCAACTTCAGACCAGCCAGTGCTTCTTCGTTGGTTAGTCATGCCTGAGAAGACGGTATTTGTATCGCGTAAGCGCTCTCGGGGCCGACATGCCTGGGTGTTTTCAAACGAAGTCCAACGCACCGAAGGCGACCCTGGACTGGGCGATGTCGTCAGGGTGTACGATCGGCAGAAATTTCTCGGCTCGGGCATCTACAATCCCAATTCGCTTATCCGCATCAGACTTTACTCGGACGAGGACGAAGACCTGGACCTGCCGTTTCTCAAAAAACGGCTCCGAGCTGCTTGGCAGTACCGGCTCACGCAACTGCCAGGTGAGACCGACTTCAGACTGGTGTACGGTGAAAGTGATGGAGTCCCAGGCCTGGTCGTGGACAAATACGGCCAGCACTTCGTACTTCAGACCTACGCCGCAGGTATGGACCAGCGCAAGGAGATCGCAGTACAAGCGCTAGTCGAGACGTTCGAGGTTCATTCGGTATATGAGAAGAATGACTTCCGTCTGCGCGAGGCCGAGGGGCTGGAACGAAGAGAAGGGCTCCTCTACGGCCAGCCCGAAGAACGCGTCGTCATAAAGGAGAACGGTGCGAAGTTCTACGTTGACTTCACGCACGGCCAGAAGACCGGCTACTACTATGACCAGCGCGTCACTCGGCGTAAAGTCCGGGAACTGGCGCGAGGCCGAAGATTCCTAGATGTCTTCTGCTACACTGGCGGGTTTGCGGTCAATGCCGCTCTGGGCGGAGCGCGAGAGGTCGTGGCAGTGGACGGCTCGGTCCCGGCCGCCAATCTCGCTGCAGCCAACGCCGAACTCAACGGTGTCAGCGACCGATGCCGGTTCGTGGTGGCCGAAGCATTTACCTACCTCGCCGAACTCGGGCAAAAAGGCGAACGCTTCGACTTGGTCTGCCTTGACCCGCCCGCGTTCATCAAATCCCAGAAGGAGAAGGAACGGGGCATAAAAGGTTTCAGGACTATCAACACACTGGCAATGAAACTGCTATCCCCTGGCGGAATACTAGTCACCTGTTCATGCTCGCACTACTTGTTTTGGCAGGATATGTTCGACATGCTCGCCCTAGCCGCACAGGACTCAGGCCGCGGCTTCGTAGTCATGGACCGCGTAACCCAGGGCCCGGACCACCCGGTGCTGCTGGCCATGCGCGAATCCGAGTACCTGCGCTGCTTTATACTCAGGGTATCCTGATCCGT is a window from the candidate division WOR-3 bacterium genome containing:
- a CDS encoding class I SAM-dependent rRNA methyltransferase — encoded protein: MPEKTVFVSRKRSRGRHAWVFSNEVQRTEGDPGLGDVVRVYDRQKFLGSGIYNPNSLIRIRLYSDEDEDLDLPFLKKRLRAAWQYRLTQLPGETDFRLVYGESDGVPGLVVDKYGQHFVLQTYAAGMDQRKEIAVQALVETFEVHSVYEKNDFRLREAEGLERREGLLYGQPEERVVIKENGAKFYVDFTHGQKTGYYYDQRVTRRKVRELARGRRFLDVFCYTGGFAVNAALGGAREVVAVDGSVPAANLAAANAELNGVSDRCRFVVAEAFTYLAELGQKGERFDLVCLDPPAFIKSQKEKERGIKGFRTINTLAMKLLSPGGILVTCSCSHYLFWQDMFDMLALAAQDSGRGFVVMDRVTQGPDHPVLLAMRESEYLRCFILRVS